A DNA window from Brachionichthys hirsutus isolate HB-005 unplaced genomic scaffold, CSIRO-AGI_Bhir_v1 contig_466, whole genome shotgun sequence contains the following coding sequences:
- the LOC137916119 gene encoding very long chain fatty acid elongase 1-like → MANIFQGIQEIGSHAVDIYDFLLAGIDPRLKDYPLMQSPVPMSIILLCYLFFTLSLGPKLMANRKPFLLKEAMIAYNFTLVALSIFIVYEFMLSGWITTYTWQCDAVDTSDSPQALRMVRVAWLFWFSKIIELMDTVFFVLRKKHGQITFLHIFHHSFMPWTWWWGVTYAPGGMGSFHAMVNSSIHVVMYFYYGLAAAGPRFQKYLWWKKYMTAIQLFQFILISLHATQYYFMDRCDYQFPMIIHLVWMYGTFFFVLFSNFWIQAYVKGKRLPKQDVNHVQNGITPHADCKRNGNESNLKHEARNSFHHQENGGCSSEKLKRN, encoded by the exons ATGGCAAACATTTTCCAAGGAATTCAGGAGATTGGCTCACATGCTGTGGATATCTATGACTTCCTCTTGGCTGGAATTG ATCCACGGTTGAAGGACTATCCACTCATGCAGAGTCCTGTTCCCATGTCAATAATATTGCTGTGCTACCTGTTCTTTACGTTGTCCCTTGGACCTAAACTAATGGCCAATCGCAAGCCCTTCCTGCTAAAAGAAGCCATGATAGCCTACAACTTCACGCTTGTGGCACTGTCGATATTCATCGTCTATGAA TTCATGTTATCTGGTTGGATCACAACATATACCTGGCAATGTGATGCAGTTGATACATCCGACAGTCCTCAAGCACTAAGA aTGGTGAGGGTGGCCTGGTTGTTCTGGTTCTCGAAGATTATTGAGCTCATGGACACA GTCTTCTTTGTGTTGAGGAAAAAACATGGTCAGATAACGTTCCTTCACATCTTCCACCACTCTTTCATGCCCTGGACTTGGTGGTGGGGAGTCACTTACGCTCCTG GTGGAATGGGATCTTTTCATGCTATGGTGAACTCTTCCATCCATGTCGTCATGTACTTCTACTATGGCCTTGCCGCTGCTGGACCACGCTTCCAGAAGTATTTGTGGTGGAAGAAATACATGACTGCCATTCAGCTG TTCCAGTTCATCCTGATATCTCTCCACGCTACCCAGTATTACTTCATGGACCGCTGCGACTACCAGTTCCCCATGATCATCCACCTTGTCTGGATGTATGGGACCTTCTTCTTTGTGCTCTTCTCCAATTTCTGGATCCAAGCTTATGTGAAGGGAAAGCGTTTGCCAAAACAAGACGTTAACCATGTTCAGAATGGCATCACTCCCCACGCTGACTGCAAACGCAATGGGAACGAGAGCAACCTCAAACACGAAGCCAGAAATAGCTTTCATCACCAGGAGAATGGTGGCTGTTCAAGTGAAAAGTTGAAGAGAAACTAG
- the LOC137916121 gene encoding zinc finger FYVE domain-containing protein 9-like: MLKFFSARDDEHESLLGALTEDEGDHSSFQDTKNHWLNRPCLLVLKDGDVPKPGLGCSQMRPETLSKVSSDTSIRSGIEKCEQKSSENPAKPASPSQMEEGDCTVTNISTWSESCFREPSDSLVLSPAEAAWPEEEGEKESEMLPSKEDSVVEEKELEESRLEQQEQLSSSEAAAATSALSPEEMRGRELQSRKEAGSNGERVTDGGNTRAARGARAMGHGEASSLDPDNESESSPVGILSKDRATVLGEVAPVWVPDSQAQICMKCGVKFTFTKRRHHCRACGKEACRPRGWGTTALASSSSNLIPVEGLPPILSSTGVKGDYTVEEQPSEMLLIQELESGRPKPLVFVLNANLLAMVKLVNYVNRKCWCVTSKGMHAVGQAEVVLLLQCLPEEKSFPKDVFSHFLQLYWDSLTGKVVKHLSLSLFGGSFLGSEEHAGFLYVRSTHQSLQGLPLPNQPYLFGLLIHRAEVGWAKAFPLRLMLRLGAEYRFYPCPLYSVRLRKPLFGGIGHTIMRLLIDFRNYRYSLPTVPGLTVDLEAQKTCIKIPITGYNELMKALNKSNEHVLAIGACFNEAADSHLICVQGGDGQYQTQAISIHNQPRKVTGSCFFIFSSALKTSAGCLAKSSIVEDGLMVQITMETMAEIRQSLREMKDYTVTCGQLDQSESQELVCVQWVEQKCIANKGVISPIDGKSMESISSTKMFQKSEYKENGKIIRWTEVFFLQKGDHLEGGASDTAEHNRLTERIARAFCLALCPHLRLLKEDGMAKLGLRVSFDSQKEGFAAGSNGQPLPDQYLNALDRVMTPVMNSRGHRRGSEPMVMELIFYILEITT, encoded by the exons ATGCTGAAGTTCTTCTCTGCGCGGGATGACGAGCACGAAAGCCTCCTGGGAGCTTTAACGGAAG ATGAGGGAGACCATTCATCTTTTCAGGACACAAAGAACCACTGGCTGAACAGACCCTGCCTGCTGGTGCTAAAAGATGGAGACGTACCAAAACCAGGACTCGGCTGCAGTCAAATGCGACCAGAAACTCTGTCCAAGGTCTCTTCAGACACGTCCATCAGAAGCGGCATTGAGAAATGTGAGCAGAAATCCTCTGAAAATCCTGCCAAACCCGCCTCGCCCTCCCAGATGGAGGAGGGTGACTGCACTGTGACAAACATCTCCACGTGGAGCGAAAGCTGCTTCAGGGAGCCTTCTGACTCCTTGGTGCTGAGCCCGGCCGAGGCTGCATGGCCAGAGGAAGAAGGGGAGAAGGAGTCCGAGATGCTTCCATCAAAGGAGGACTCTGTGGTTgaggagaaggagctggaggaaagtaggttggagcagcaggagcagctgagcAGCTCCGAGGCCGCGGCAGCGACCTCTGCTCTCTCACCTGAGGAGATGCGTGGCAGAGAGCTCCAGAGTCGTAAGGAGGCCGGATCAAACGGGGAACGCGTCACAGACGGCGGCAACACTCGCgcagcgagaggagcgagagcaATGGGGCACGGCGAAGCTTCTTCTCTGGATCCTGACAACGAGTCTGAATCGAGCCCAGTTGGGATCCTGTCCAAGGATAGAGCAACTGTCCTCGGGGAAGTGGCTCCAGTGTGGGTCCCTGATTCTCAGGCACAGATCTGCATGAAGTGTGGGGTCAAGTTCACGTTCACCAAGCGCAGGCACCACTGCCGTGCTTGTGGGAAA GAAGCTTGTCGTCCTCGTGGCTGGGGCACCACAGCTTTAGCGAGCAGCTCATCCAACCTCATCCCCGTGGAAGGCCTGCCACCTATCCTCAGCTCCACCGGAGTCAAGGGGG ACTACACCGTGGAGGAGCAGCCCTCTGAGATGCTGCTGATTCAGGAGTTGGAGAGTGGCAGGCCCAAACCTCTGGTGTTTGTCCTCAATGCTAACCTACTCGCTATGGTCAAGCTGGTTAACT ACGTTAACAGGAAGTGCTGGTGTGTAACGTCAAAGGGGATGCATGCTGTGGGCCAAGCGGaagtggtgctgctgctgcagtgcctGCCCGAAGAGAAAAGCTTCCCGAAAGACGTTTTCAGCCACTTCCTCCAGTTGTACTGGGACTCCCTCACAG gaaaGGTTGTGAAGCATCTGTCACTTTCCTTGTTCGGTGGTAGTTTCCTGGGCAGTGAGGAGCATGCAGGCTTCTTGTACGTTCGCTCCACTCACCAGTCCCTGCAGGGCCTACCTCTGCCAAACCAGCCCTACCTCTTCGGCCTTCTGATCCACAGAGCAGAGGTGGGGTGGGCCAAAGCCTTTCCCTTGCGTCTCATGCTGCGACTTGGAGCCGAATATAGAT tttaCCCGTGCCCCCTGTACAGCGTGCGTCTTAGGAAGCCTTTGTTTGGAGGAATTGGTCACACCATCATGAGACTGCTCATT GACTTTAGGAATTACCGCTACAGCCTGCCAACGGTGCCGGGGCTCACTGTGGATCTAGAGGCTCAGAAGActtgcataaagataccaatcaCTGGCTACAATGAG CTAATGAAGGCTCTTAATAAGTCCAATGAGCACGTGCTGGCCATTGGGGCGTGCTTCAACGAGGCTGCAGACTCCCACCTCATCTGTGTACAAGGAGGCGACGGACAATACCAGACCCAGGCCATCAGTATCCACAACCAGCCGCGCAAAG tCACAGGATCctgttttttcattttcagcagtGCACTAAAAACATCTGCAGGGTGCCTCGCCAAATCCAGCATTGTAGAAG ATGGGCTAATGGTGCAGATCACCATGGAAACGATGGCGGAAATCCGTCAGTCACTAAGGGAGATGAAAGATTACACAGTCACCTGTGGACAGCTCGACCAGTCAGAGAGCCAGGAGCTTGTTTGTGTACAGTGGGTGGAGCAGAAATGCATTGCGAATAAAGG AGTTATAAGTCCCATCGATGGGAAATCCATGGAGTCCATCAGCAGTACGAAGATGTTCCAGAAGTCCGAATACAAAGAAAATGGGAAGATTATCCGCTGGACAGAA GTATTCTTCCTGCAGAAAGGAGATCATCTCGAAGGAGGAGCCAGCGACACCGCTGAACACAACCGGTTAACGGAACGGATCGCCCGAGCCTTCTGCCTGGCCCTGTGTCCTCACCTCAGACTATTAAAGGAGGATGGGATGGCCAAGCTGGGGCTGCGTGTCTCTTTTGACTCTCAGAAG gaGGGCTTTGCGGCCGGGAGTAACGGACAGCCCCTCCCTGATCAGTACCTCAACGCTCTGGACCGAGTGATGACTCCCGTCATGAACAGCAGGGGCCACAGGAGGGGCAGTGAGCCCATGGTAATGGAGCTGATCTTTTACATTCTGGAGATCACTACTTAG
- the LOC137916120 gene encoding transcription factor BTF3 homolog 4 isoform X2: MNQEKLAKLQAQVRIGGKGSARRKKKVVHRTATADDKKLQSSLKKLAVNNIAGIEEVNMIKDDGTVIHFNNPKVQASLSANTFAITGHAETKQLTEMLPGILSQLGADSLSSLRKLAEQFPRQALDSKAPKAEDIEEEDDDVPDLVENFDEASKNEAN, translated from the exons ATGAATCAGGAAAAATTGGCAAAACTTCAAGCCCAGGTCCGGATAGGAGGCAAG GGATCTGCACGTAGGAAGAAGAAGGTGGTGCACAGAACGGCCACAGCCGATGACAAGAAGCTTCAGAGTTCATTAAAGAAGTTGGCCGTCAACAATATTGCTGGAATTGAAGAG GTGAATATGATCAAAGACGATGGGACCGTAATCCACTTCAACAACCCCAAAGTCCAGGCCTCTCTGTCCGCCAACACCTTCGCCATCACGGGTCACGCTGAGACCAAGCAGCTGACCGAAATGCTGCCCGGCATCCTCAGTCAGCTGGGAGCCGACAGCCTCAGCAGCTTGCGCAAACTGGCTGAGCAGTTCCCACGGCAAG CTCTTGACAGCAAGGCTCCGAAAGCAGAGGAcattgaggaagaggatgatgatgttcCAG ATCTGGTGGAGAACTTTGATGAGGCGTCAAAGAACGAGGCAAATTGA
- the LOC137916120 gene encoding transcription factor BTF3 homolog 4 isoform X1 encodes MVRDVIAYPTILQFTVPHDSSDTAGVDMNQEKLAKLQAQVRIGGKGSARRKKKVVHRTATADDKKLQSSLKKLAVNNIAGIEEVNMIKDDGTVIHFNNPKVQASLSANTFAITGHAETKQLTEMLPGILSQLGADSLSSLRKLAEQFPRQALDSKAPKAEDIEEEDDDVPDLVENFDEASKNEAN; translated from the exons ATGGTACGTGACGTAATCGCTTACCCCACAATCCTCCAGTTTACAGTACCGCATG ATTCCTCTGATACTGCAGGTGTCGACATGAATCAGGAAAAATTGGCAAAACTTCAAGCCCAGGTCCGGATAGGAGGCAAG GGATCTGCACGTAGGAAGAAGAAGGTGGTGCACAGAACGGCCACAGCCGATGACAAGAAGCTTCAGAGTTCATTAAAGAAGTTGGCCGTCAACAATATTGCTGGAATTGAAGAG GTGAATATGATCAAAGACGATGGGACCGTAATCCACTTCAACAACCCCAAAGTCCAGGCCTCTCTGTCCGCCAACACCTTCGCCATCACGGGTCACGCTGAGACCAAGCAGCTGACCGAAATGCTGCCCGGCATCCTCAGTCAGCTGGGAGCCGACAGCCTCAGCAGCTTGCGCAAACTGGCTGAGCAGTTCCCACGGCAAG CTCTTGACAGCAAGGCTCCGAAAGCAGAGGAcattgaggaagaggatgatgatgttcCAG ATCTGGTGGAGAACTTTGATGAGGCGTCAAAGAACGAGGCAAATTGA